Proteins from a genomic interval of bacterium:
- a CDS encoding TIGR03619 family F420-dependent LLM class oxidoreductase produces the protein MRFGLFGVNFGACADPATQTRVVRAAEESGFDSVWTGEHVVLPVRDNPVPTPPETPMLDSLVALTRAAALTSRMKLGTGILVLPHHNPVVLAKALASLDVVSEGRLIAGFAGGYVAAEFRALGVDFTKRGAITDDALAAIRALWTEEVPVHRGRFTSFADVRFEPKPRQRPHPPIVIGGGGASALARAARHDGWYGFARTVDDTAGIVRELARLRRELGRDGAPFEISLTTFERLDEALLERAEAAGIHRLIVQPRVRPEGLEDRVREIGARFCRA, from the coding sequence ATGCGATTCGGGCTCTTCGGCGTCAACTTCGGCGCCTGCGCCGATCCGGCGACGCAGACACGCGTCGTGCGTGCGGCCGAGGAGAGCGGATTCGACTCCGTGTGGACGGGCGAGCACGTCGTCCTGCCGGTTCGCGACAACCCCGTGCCGACGCCGCCCGAGACGCCGATGCTCGACTCGCTGGTCGCGCTCACGCGGGCCGCGGCGCTGACCTCGCGGATGAAGCTCGGTACCGGCATCCTGGTGTTGCCGCATCACAACCCGGTGGTGCTCGCGAAGGCGCTGGCGTCCCTCGACGTCGTTTCCGAGGGCCGGCTCATCGCCGGCTTCGCCGGCGGCTACGTCGCGGCCGAGTTCCGCGCGCTGGGCGTCGACTTCACGAAGCGCGGCGCCATCACCGACGATGCGCTCGCCGCCATCCGCGCGCTGTGGACGGAGGAGGTTCCGGTGCATCGGGGCCGCTTCACGTCGTTCGCCGACGTCCGCTTCGAGCCGAAGCCGCGCCAGCGGCCGCATCCGCCCATCGTCATCGGCGGCGGCGGTGCGTCGGCGCTCGCGCGCGCGGCCCGCCACGACGGCTGGTACGGCTTCGCACGCACGGTCGACGACACCGCCGGCATCGTGCGCGAGCTCGCACGGCTGCGCCGCGAGCTCGGCCGGGACGGGGCGCCGTTCGAGATCTCGCTCACGACCTTCGAGCGGCTCGACGAGGCGCTGCTCGAGCGCGCCGAGGCCGCCGGCATCCATCGCCTCATCGTCCAGCCCCGGGTGCGGCCCGAGGGCCTCGAGGATCGCGTCCGCGAGATCGGCGCGCGCTTCTGCCGGGCGTGA
- a CDS encoding acyl-CoA dehydrogenase family protein, translating into MADLETFREETRRWLEANAPAAMRTPPTSADEVCWGGQKGTYPPDTRRWLAVMAERGFTAPTWPREYGGGGLSKDEAKVLGQEMAALRLRPALIGFGLEMIGPLLLQAGTEEQKVLHLPRITRGEVRWCQGYSEPGAGSDLAGLQTRAVRDGDHYVLNGQKVWTSYGDKSDWMFILVRTDTTVKHGGITFLLMDMASPGVQVRPIRLISGASPFCETFCTDVRVPVANVVGQENAGWNIAKMLLRFERNMIADVFKERDDRSRLLKMARRYLPASEGGRVADPVLRDRITQVELDQLCFDLTLARSRDRLKVGQAPGAETSFFKLYGTELNQRRRELMMTLAGPQALGWEGPGFADDELALTRDWLRSRGNTIEGGTSEIQLNIIAKHVLGLPD; encoded by the coding sequence ATGGCCGATCTCGAGACGTTCCGGGAAGAGACGCGCCGCTGGCTCGAGGCGAACGCGCCGGCCGCGATGCGCACGCCGCCGACGTCGGCGGACGAGGTCTGTTGGGGCGGGCAGAAGGGCACCTATCCGCCCGACACGCGGCGCTGGCTCGCGGTGATGGCGGAGCGCGGCTTCACGGCGCCGACCTGGCCGCGCGAGTACGGCGGCGGCGGGCTGTCGAAAGACGAGGCGAAGGTCCTCGGGCAGGAGATGGCGGCGCTGCGTCTGCGGCCGGCGCTCATCGGCTTCGGCCTCGAGATGATCGGGCCGCTCCTCCTCCAGGCCGGCACCGAGGAGCAGAAGGTGCTGCACCTGCCGCGCATCACCCGCGGCGAGGTGCGCTGGTGCCAAGGCTACTCCGAGCCGGGCGCCGGCTCCGACCTGGCCGGGCTCCAGACGCGGGCCGTGCGCGACGGCGACCACTACGTCCTGAACGGCCAGAAGGTATGGACGTCGTACGGCGACAAATCGGACTGGATGTTCATCCTCGTCCGCACCGATACGACGGTGAAGCACGGCGGCATCACGTTCCTGCTCATGGACATGGCGTCGCCCGGCGTGCAGGTGCGGCCCATTCGGCTGATCAGCGGCGCGTCGCCGTTCTGCGAGACGTTCTGCACCGACGTCCGCGTGCCGGTCGCGAACGTCGTCGGCCAGGAGAACGCCGGCTGGAACATCGCGAAGATGCTGCTGCGCTTCGAGCGCAATATGATCGCCGACGTCTTCAAGGAGCGCGACGACCGCTCGCGCCTCCTCAAGATGGCGCGCCGCTACCTGCCCGCGAGCGAGGGCGGTCGCGTCGCCGACCCGGTCCTGCGCGACCGCATCACCCAGGTCGAGCTCGACCAGCTCTGCTTCGATCTCACCCTCGCGCGCTCGCGCGACCGGCTGAAGGTCGGCCAGGCGCCCGGCGCCGAGACCTCCTTCTTCAAGCTGTACGGCACCGAGCTGAACCAGCGCCGGCGCGAGCTGATGATGACGCTCGCCGGCCCGCAGGCGCTCGGCTGGGAAGGCCCCGGCTTCGCCGACGACGAGCTCGCGCTCACCCGCGACTGGCTCCGCTCCCGCGGCAACACGATCGAGGGCGGCACCTCCGAGATCCAGCTCAACATCATCGCCAAGCACGTGCTCGGCCTTCCGGACTGA
- a CDS encoding rhodanese-like domain-containing protein, which yields MTRRDVGVAEAHAVLTNDPAAVYLDVRTAGEFEAGHPVGARNVSVLVRDPASGRPMLNPDFAAIVGRHFAKATTLVVACQSGVRSLHAYELLAAAGFTRLVHLRPGFGGAQGPDGRLEPGWGDSGLPIETGSGGRLD from the coding sequence ATGACGAGGCGCGACGTCGGCGTGGCGGAGGCCCACGCCGTGCTGACGAACGATCCGGCAGCCGTCTACCTCGACGTGCGGACGGCGGGCGAGTTCGAAGCCGGGCATCCGGTCGGTGCCCGCAACGTGTCGGTGCTCGTGCGCGATCCGGCGAGCGGGCGTCCCATGCTGAACCCCGACTTCGCGGCGATCGTCGGCCGGCACTTCGCGAAGGCCACGACGCTCGTGGTCGCCTGCCAGAGCGGGGTGCGCTCGCTGCACGCGTACGAGCTCCTCGCGGCGGCGGGCTTCACGCGCCTCGTGCACCTGCGCCCCGGCTTCGGCGGCGCGCAGGGGCCGGACGGCCGGCTCGAGCCCGGCTGGGGCGACAGCGGTCTGCCGATCGAGACGGGATCCGGCGGCCGGCTCGACTGA
- a CDS encoding response regulator transcription factor, with product MTSHTRVVIQNPYALEREGMAALLRSADGVEVVGTSADCDGTAALVGEGAVPAVVLVDLQSDGDGDGLGDVRRLHGLGTPPRVVVLRRDYVREQVLAAFEAGASACVSTSADLADLLTAVQAAETGRTYCCPIVARSLIEAQKPPSDVPTPGLRPLTPRELEVLERIARGQTDRQIATTLGLAVGTVHTHRKHIMAKLGVHNVAGLLRRARALGLLRG from the coding sequence ATGACGAGTCATACTCGAGTGGTGATCCAGAACCCCTACGCGCTCGAGCGCGAAGGGATGGCAGCGCTCCTGCGCAGCGCCGATGGCGTGGAGGTGGTCGGCACCAGCGCGGACTGCGACGGAACGGCGGCTCTGGTCGGGGAGGGCGCTGTTCCGGCGGTCGTCCTGGTCGACCTCCAGTCGGATGGGGATGGCGACGGGCTCGGTGACGTACGCCGGCTGCACGGCCTGGGGACGCCGCCGCGGGTCGTGGTCCTGCGCCGCGACTACGTCCGCGAGCAGGTGCTCGCCGCGTTCGAGGCCGGAGCCAGCGCCTGCGTGTCGACGTCGGCCGATCTCGCCGATCTGCTGACCGCCGTGCAAGCCGCCGAGACCGGCCGCACGTACTGCTGTCCGATCGTCGCCCGGTCCTTGATCGAGGCGCAGAAGCCCCCGTCCGACGTCCCGACGCCGGGGCTGCGGCCCCTGACGCCGCGCGAGCTCGAGGTGCTCGAGCGGATCGCGCGCGGGCAGACCGATCGGCAGATCGCGACGACGCTCGGGCTGGCGGTGGGCACCGTCCACACCCATCGCAAGCACATCATGGCGAAGCTCGGCGTCCACAACGTCGCCGGCCTGCTGCGCCGCGCCCGTGCGCTCGGCCTGCTGCGCGGCTGA
- a CDS encoding NAD(P)/FAD-dependent oxidoreductase yields MTADVLVVGGGPAGSTVARKLAEGGRRVRLLDAARFPRVKLCAGWVTPAALDDAEVDPQRYPHTIQPFDAVTVDVDDRTHETRWARAASYGIVRAEFDAHLLARARAAGVDVREGQRVRHVASVPGGLALETDGERLTAPLVVGAGGYQCPVGRALGAPDPDEAVVVTQESETRIGADRLRPLTPCFGTPELFAEPDFHGYGWYFTKGDFLNVGVGAVGGLPIAKRLARFLERLRALGRLPGGVALTPFRGHAYTVRRDRPRRIGGSCFVLIGDSAGLAHDWSGEGIGPALRSARIAASLIHDDRADAYPEHVADAFGVPSRLARAVARHVPMRLVTAAARLACTLPWTRRRLVLEGAFGMG; encoded by the coding sequence GTGACCGCCGACGTGCTCGTCGTCGGCGGCGGGCCCGCGGGCAGCACCGTCGCGCGCAAGCTGGCAGAGGGCGGGCGGCGCGTCCGCCTGCTCGATGCGGCACGCTTCCCGCGCGTGAAGCTCTGCGCCGGTTGGGTGACGCCGGCGGCGCTGGACGACGCCGAGGTCGATCCGCAACGCTATCCGCACACGATCCAGCCCTTCGACGCCGTGACCGTCGACGTCGACGATCGCACGCACGAGACGCGCTGGGCGCGGGCAGCGAGCTACGGCATCGTGCGCGCGGAGTTCGACGCCCATCTCCTCGCCCGCGCGCGCGCGGCGGGGGTCGACGTCCGCGAGGGCCAGCGGGTTCGCCATGTGGCATCCGTGCCCGGCGGCCTCGCGCTCGAGACCGACGGCGAGCGCCTCACCGCGCCGCTCGTCGTCGGCGCCGGCGGCTACCAGTGTCCCGTCGGGCGCGCGCTCGGGGCGCCCGATCCGGACGAGGCGGTCGTCGTCACGCAGGAGAGCGAGACGCGCATCGGGGCCGACCGCCTGCGCCCCCTGACGCCGTGCTTCGGCACGCCGGAGCTCTTCGCCGAGCCCGACTTCCACGGCTACGGCTGGTACTTCACCAAGGGCGACTTCCTGAACGTGGGGGTCGGCGCCGTGGGCGGGCTGCCGATCGCGAAGCGCCTCGCGCGCTTCCTCGAGCGCCTGCGCGCGCTCGGCCGCCTGCCGGGCGGCGTCGCGCTGACGCCGTTCCGCGGCCACGCCTACACGGTGCGTCGCGATCGGCCGCGGCGCATCGGCGGGTCGTGCTTCGTGCTGATCGGGGACAGCGCCGGACTGGCGCACGACTGGTCGGGCGAAGGGATCGGTCCGGCCCTGCGCAGCGCGCGCATCGCCGCCAGCCTGATCCACGACGACCGTGCCGACGCGTATCCCGAGCACGTCGCCGACGCCTTCGGTGTACCGTCGCGTCTCGCGCGGGCGGTCGCGCGGCACGTGCCGATGCGGCTCGTCACCGCCGCGGCGCGTCTCGCCTGCACGCTGCCGTGGACCCGCCGCCGTCTCGTGCTCGAGGGCGCGTTCGGGATGGGCTGA
- a CDS encoding class I SAM-dependent methyltransferase, translated as MTWFARGADRRAIAHHYDLSNDFYALFLDRRMVYTCAWYRAPDVDLDTAQEDKLELVCRKLDLRPGARLLDVGCGWGGLLLWAARHHGVEGVGVTLSVAQAAFAEEAIRREGLERRLRVVLADWRSLPPAAADFDAVAAVGLLEHVGIAATPLLLATTWRCLRPGGRLLVQAISRDVRWRPTSLQRFLDRHVFPRGELQAISTLAGEVERARFALLDVEGLGEHYARTTRQWAERLRARADEARALVGERTYRVWLAYLVSASVAFAQGSIGLYQTLATKPAGADAARSPRTRAAWYAPTPLPPLERAG; from the coding sequence ATGACCTGGTTCGCTCGGGGCGCGGATCGGCGGGCGATCGCGCACCACTACGATCTCTCGAACGACTTCTACGCGCTCTTCCTCGACCGGCGCATGGTCTACACGTGCGCCTGGTACCGCGCACCCGACGTCGACCTCGACACCGCGCAGGAGGACAAGCTCGAGCTCGTCTGTCGCAAGCTCGACCTGCGGCCGGGGGCGCGCCTGCTCGACGTCGGCTGCGGATGGGGCGGGCTGCTCCTGTGGGCCGCCCGGCACCACGGCGTCGAGGGCGTCGGGGTCACCCTCTCGGTGGCGCAGGCGGCCTTCGCGGAGGAGGCGATCCGTCGCGAGGGGCTCGAGCGGCGGCTCCGCGTCGTGCTCGCCGACTGGCGATCCCTCCCGCCCGCGGCGGCCGACTTCGACGCCGTCGCCGCGGTGGGCCTCCTCGAGCACGTCGGCATCGCGGCGACCCCGCTGCTGCTGGCGACCACGTGGCGGTGTCTCCGGCCCGGCGGGCGCCTGCTCGTCCAGGCCATCAGCCGCGACGTGCGCTGGCGGCCCACGAGCCTCCAGCGCTTCCTCGACCGCCACGTGTTCCCGCGCGGCGAGCTCCAGGCGATCAGCACGCTCGCCGGCGAGGTGGAGCGTGCCCGCTTCGCGCTGCTCGACGTCGAAGGGCTGGGCGAGCACTACGCGCGGACCACGCGCCAGTGGGCCGAGCGGCTCCGGGCGCGTGCCGACGAGGCGCGCGCGCTGGTCGGCGAGCGGACGTATCGGGTGTGGCTGGCCTACCTCGTCTCGGCCTCGGTGGCGTTCGCGCAGGGCTCGATCGGGCTCTACCAGACGCTGGCCACGAAGCCCGCCGGTGCGGACGCGGCGCGGTCCCCGCGCACGCGCGCGGCCTGGTACGCCCCGACGCCGTTGCCGCCGCTCGAGCGTGCCGGCTGA
- a CDS encoding response regulator, translating to MQQNHRHRVLLVEDHPATRRAGVAVLEYGGFDVVVARDGVEALRRLAGAPLPCVVLLDLHMPRMDGTELRRALHADPRLAALPVVLWSADAELAAQAVVLGVAAVLRKSVDPDELLAVLAHHTRCPGPIDGEPLQGVAWPGDGDIRASFRSPTTTATPSGSPSDCAIPLRRVR from the coding sequence GTGCAGCAGAACCATCGGCATCGCGTTCTCCTGGTCGAAGATCATCCGGCGACCCGCCGCGCCGGCGTCGCGGTGCTCGAGTACGGCGGCTTCGACGTCGTCGTGGCGCGCGACGGCGTCGAGGCCCTCCGCCGTCTCGCCGGCGCCCCCCTTCCCTGTGTCGTGCTGCTCGACCTGCACATGCCGCGGATGGACGGTACCGAGCTGCGCCGCGCCCTCCACGCCGACCCGCGGCTCGCCGCGCTGCCGGTCGTGCTCTGGTCCGCCGACGCCGAGCTGGCCGCGCAGGCGGTCGTCCTCGGGGTCGCCGCCGTCCTGCGCAAGTCGGTCGATCCCGACGAGCTGCTGGCGGTCCTCGCCCACCATACCCGCTGCCCTGGCCCGATCGACGGCGAGCCGCTACAGGGCGTGGCATGGCCCGGCGACGGCGACATCCGAGCCTCGTTCCGCTCTCCCACGACCACCGCGACGCCCTCGGGCTCGCCTTCCGACTGCGCCATCCCGCTCCGCCGGGTCCGGTGA
- a CDS encoding DUF4079 family protein, protein MTADATLVSWLHPLVGLVTVLLALRLASLGLAMQRGGRRAGAARRAHARFGPWLVALVVLSWLGGWLTVWLVRDDLHPAASMHFRLGTLMLAAVVAAAVVSRSMATADWARRVHPWLGAVVVLLAGLQVFIGWQLMRW, encoded by the coding sequence GTGACCGCCGACGCGACCCTCGTCTCCTGGCTGCATCCGCTGGTCGGGCTGGTGACGGTGCTGCTCGCGCTGCGGCTGGCGAGCCTCGGGCTGGCGATGCAGCGCGGCGGGCGGCGCGCCGGCGCCGCCCGCCGCGCACATGCGCGTTTCGGTCCCTGGCTCGTCGCGCTGGTCGTGCTCAGCTGGCTCGGCGGCTGGCTCACGGTGTGGCTCGTGCGCGACGACCTCCACCCGGCGGCGAGCATGCACTTCCGTCTCGGCACGCTGATGCTCGCCGCGGTGGTCGCGGCGGCGGTGGTCTCGCGGTCGATGGCGACCGCGGATTGGGCCCGCCGCGTCCACCCGTGGCTCGGCGCCGTCGTCGTGCTGCTCGCCGGCCTGCAGGTGTTCATCGGCTGGCAGCTCATGCGCTGGTGA
- a CDS encoding acyl-CoA dehydrogenase family protein — protein sequence MALVLTEEQQLLQHTARELVAGRSSWKRLRALRDDPESDGFSRDLWAEMARLGWVGIPIAETHGGAGLGWTELGVVMEELGRGLLPEPIVGTVLLGATALQLAGSDAQQQAHLPAVAAGERFLALAYQEGQSRWNVHHVETRAERAGSGWKLSGEKLHVLDGQIADWFVVSARTAGEVADAGGVTLFLVKRDAPGVTVTTQRRVDARGAAIVRLDSVTVSADAVLGPEGQGAALLERVLDRAIIGLCAEMLGGMVACFEMTLAYLKTRRQFGMPIGSFQALKHRAARLFVETELVRSIVLAAMRALDDGADDGQVARLASAAKVRCSEAYVLIANEGVQMHGGIGMTDEHDVGFFLKRARAAELTFGDAAFHRDRVARLDGY from the coding sequence ATGGCACTCGTCCTCACCGAAGAGCAGCAGCTCCTGCAGCACACCGCCCGCGAGCTGGTCGCGGGCCGCTCGTCGTGGAAGCGCCTGCGTGCGCTGCGCGACGATCCCGAGTCCGACGGTTTCTCGCGCGACCTCTGGGCCGAGATGGCGCGGCTCGGCTGGGTCGGCATCCCGATCGCCGAGACCCACGGCGGCGCCGGCCTCGGCTGGACCGAGCTGGGCGTGGTCATGGAGGAGCTCGGGCGCGGCCTCCTGCCGGAGCCGATCGTCGGCACCGTGCTCCTCGGCGCGACGGCGCTCCAGCTCGCCGGCTCCGATGCCCAGCAGCAGGCGCATCTGCCCGCGGTGGCGGCCGGCGAGCGCTTCCTCGCGCTCGCCTATCAGGAGGGGCAGAGCCGCTGGAACGTCCACCACGTCGAGACCCGCGCCGAGCGCGCGGGGAGCGGCTGGAAGCTGAGCGGCGAGAAGCTCCACGTGCTCGACGGCCAGATCGCCGACTGGTTCGTGGTCTCGGCCCGCACGGCGGGCGAGGTCGCCGACGCCGGCGGCGTGACGCTCTTCCTCGTGAAGCGCGACGCCCCGGGTGTCACCGTCACCACGCAGCGTCGGGTCGACGCCCGCGGCGCGGCGATCGTACGCCTCGACAGCGTGACCGTGTCGGCCGACGCCGTGCTGGGTCCGGAGGGGCAGGGCGCGGCGCTGCTCGAGCGGGTCCTCGACCGCGCGATCATCGGCCTCTGCGCCGAGATGCTGGGCGGCATGGTCGCCTGCTTCGAGATGACGCTCGCCTATCTGAAGACGCGACGGCAGTTCGGGATGCCGATCGGCTCGTTCCAGGCGCTCAAGCACCGGGCGGCGCGGCTCTTCGTCGAGACCGAGCTGGTCCGCTCGATCGTCCTGGCGGCGATGCGTGCGCTCGACGACGGCGCCGACGACGGCCAGGTGGCCCGCCTCGCCTCGGCCGCGAAGGTCCGCTGCTCCGAGGCCTACGTCCTCATCGCCAACGAGGGCGTGCAGATGCACGGGGGCATCGGCATGACCGACGAGCACGACGTGGGGTTCTTCCTGAAGCGCGCCCGCGCGGCCGAGCTGACCTTCGGCGACGCGGCATTCCATCGTGATCGGGTGGCTCGTCTCGATGGCTACTGA
- a CDS encoding acyl-ACP desaturase has protein sequence MTNDAWWSRSRAVDVDDIRWDDVPRTPLRPATVRALRYMQDVEAHTIVYLRQLLATRAIDEPAVATFLATWFYEETAHGRALDRFLRAAGYAPAARVRSHAPPIHRLQERAMAALSRTWPDFVAVHMTWGAINELTALAAYQRLAALADHPVLTALLARLVRDEARHYAFYARQASRRLAAPAARRITRVLVDRFWAPVGSGVQADAEVRALADFLFGGPEGHAAARRIDAALGRLPGFDDARVVERWLDRAHVSPAAPPIALVPAG, from the coding sequence ATGACGAACGACGCCTGGTGGAGCCGCTCGCGGGCCGTGGACGTGGACGACATCCGCTGGGACGACGTCCCGCGCACGCCGCTGCGGCCCGCGACGGTGCGCGCGCTGCGCTACATGCAGGACGTCGAAGCGCACACGATCGTCTATCTCCGCCAGCTCCTCGCGACGCGCGCGATCGACGAGCCGGCCGTCGCGACCTTCCTCGCCACCTGGTTCTACGAGGAGACCGCGCACGGCCGGGCGCTCGACCGCTTCCTGCGCGCGGCAGGGTATGCGCCGGCGGCGCGCGTGCGCTCGCACGCCCCGCCGATCCACCGCCTCCAGGAACGCGCCATGGCGGCGCTCAGCCGCACCTGGCCCGATTTCGTCGCCGTGCACATGACGTGGGGCGCGATCAACGAGCTCACCGCGCTCGCCGCCTATCAGCGTCTCGCCGCGCTGGCGGACCATCCCGTCCTCACGGCGCTGCTCGCGCGCCTGGTCCGCGACGAGGCCCGGCACTACGCCTTCTACGCCCGGCAGGCGTCCCGCCGCCTCGCTGCGCCCGCGGCGCGACGGATCACCCGCGTCCTCGTCGATCGCTTCTGGGCCCCGGTCGGCTCCGGGGTCCAGGCCGACGCCGAGGTGCGGGCGCTGGCGGACTTCCTCTTCGGCGGCCCGGAGGGTCATGCCGCCGCACGCCGCATCGATGCGGCGCTCGGACGGCTCCCCGGCTTCGACGATGCCCGCGTCGTCGAGCGCTGGCTCGATCGCGCGCACGTCTCGCCGGCAGCCCCGCCGATCGCGCTCGTCCCCGCCGGCTGA
- a CDS encoding hemerythrin domain-containing protein, producing the protein MARRRRHPSLVPLSHDHRDALGLAFRLRHPAPPGPVTAMTPASTPASRAAETLAFWDRHLVGHFAAEETLLFPFLRTHLADAAPLLDALVAEHRTLAARRDAVATAADAGGPALDAALLAFGEELERHVRREERELFEHFPDVAADDGQRLADAIREALPPRPATR; encoded by the coding sequence ATGGCCCGGCGACGGCGACATCCGAGCCTCGTTCCGCTCTCCCACGACCACCGCGACGCCCTCGGGCTCGCCTTCCGACTGCGCCATCCCGCTCCGCCGGGTCCGGTGACGGCCATGACCCCCGCGAGCACGCCGGCGTCGCGCGCCGCCGAGACGCTCGCGTTCTGGGACCGCCACCTCGTCGGCCACTTCGCCGCCGAGGAGACGCTGCTCTTCCCGTTCCTCCGCACCCACCTCGCCGACGCGGCGCCGCTGCTCGATGCGCTCGTCGCCGAGCACCGGACGCTGGCGGCGCGACGCGACGCCGTCGCCACCGCGGCCGACGCCGGCGGCCCGGCGCTCGACGCCGCCCTGCTCGCCTTCGGCGAGGAGCTCGAGCGACACGTGCGCCGCGAGGAGCGTGAGCTGTTCGAGCACTTCCCCGACGTCGCCGCCGACGACGGCCAGCGCCTGGCCGACGCGATCCGCGAGGCCCTGCCGCCCCGGCCGGCGACGCGCTGA
- a CDS encoding sensor domain-containing diguanylate cyclase → MPTRDALARRVHELETVVDAVRAITSSLDLPAVLRAILGRIKALTQAEALSLLLHDPTRGELVFAATETLRENTLVGVPEPSPAATEPAGCVCTVPLERDGLPLGAVVLRAPFDGQPFDDAARARAATAAGEIAATLDPERLTRDRAAMAGVFARLAAAVPCGTTELRLRDPEGNQLALRATRALEPGVIDGLRLPIGQGIAGWVAAHRTPLRLDDASADPRHDPTVAGLTGLRPRSMLCVPLVKQGTLLGVVQVINRFDGRPFTEEELHLVELLAEHAALALDNAALYRRAHLAARTDDLTGLGNTRYFNEVLPALVARVRPVSLLVADLDHFKEVVDRYGHLVGSATIAHLGGLIGRLLRPGDVAARFGGDEFVVVLPETPTADALRIGEAVRATIESCRRPGDLDVDVSGVTASIGVATYPLHAADADGLFRAADGAMYAVKRGGRNGVALSTPTLTSA, encoded by the coding sequence GTGCCCACGCGCGACGCCCTCGCCCGGCGCGTCCACGAGCTCGAGACGGTCGTCGACGCCGTCCGCGCGATCACGTCGAGCCTCGACCTACCGGCCGTCCTGCGCGCGATCCTGGGGCGCATCAAGGCGCTCACCCAGGCCGAGGCGCTGTCGCTCCTGCTGCACGACCCCACGCGCGGGGAGCTGGTCTTCGCCGCGACCGAGACGCTGCGCGAGAACACGCTCGTCGGCGTCCCCGAGCCGTCACCGGCCGCGACCGAGCCCGCGGGCTGCGTGTGTACCGTCCCCCTCGAGCGCGACGGGCTCCCGCTCGGTGCCGTCGTTCTGCGCGCGCCGTTCGACGGCCAGCCGTTCGACGACGCGGCCCGCGCCCGCGCGGCGACGGCGGCCGGCGAGATCGCCGCGACGCTCGATCCGGAGCGCCTCACACGGGATCGCGCGGCCATGGCCGGCGTGTTCGCGCGGCTCGCGGCCGCGGTCCCGTGCGGCACCACCGAGCTGCGGCTGCGCGATCCGGAGGGCAACCAGCTCGCGCTGCGTGCCACGCGCGCGCTCGAGCCCGGCGTGATCGACGGCCTGCGACTGCCGATCGGCCAGGGCATCGCCGGCTGGGTGGCGGCGCACCGCACCCCGCTGCGGCTCGACGACGCGTCGGCCGATCCGCGCCACGACCCGACCGTGGCGGGCCTCACCGGCCTGCGCCCGCGCAGCATGCTCTGCGTCCCGCTCGTGAAACAGGGCACGCTCCTCGGCGTCGTCCAGGTCATCAACCGCTTCGACGGGCGCCCGTTCACCGAGGAGGAGCTGCACCTCGTCGAGCTGCTCGCCGAGCACGCCGCCCTGGCGCTCGACAACGCCGCCCTCTACCGCCGCGCCCATCTCGCCGCCCGCACCGACGACCTCACCGGCCTCGGCAACACGCGCTACTTCAACGAGGTCCTGCCGGCGCTGGTGGCGCGCGTCAGGCCCGTATCGCTGCTCGTCGCCGATCTCGATCACTTCAAGGAGGTGGTCGACCGCTACGGCCATCTCGTCGGCAGCGCCACCATCGCGCACCTGGGCGGGCTCATCGGCCGGCTGCTGCGGCCGGGCGACGTCGCCGCCCGCTTCGGCGGCGACGAGTTCGTCGTCGTGCTGCCCGAGACGCCGACCGCGGACGCGCTGCGCATCGGCGAGGCCGTGCGCGCGACGATCGAGAGCTGCCGCCGGCCGGGCGATCTCGACGTCGACGTGAGCGGGGTCACGGCGAGCATCGGCGTCGCGACCTATCCACTGCACGCCGCCGACGCCGACGGCCTGTTCCGTGCCGCCGACGGCGCGATGTACGCGGTGAAACGCGGCGGCCGCAACGGCGTCGCGCTGTCCACTCCGACGCTCACCAGCGCATGA